In Cicer arietinum cultivar CDC Frontier isolate Library 1 chromosome 1, Cicar.CDCFrontier_v2.0, whole genome shotgun sequence, one DNA window encodes the following:
- the LOC101493784 gene encoding transcription termination factor MTERF15, mitochondrial-like translates to MFNFNSWRHKSLLYFKIVTFSPISQNPLPLSLYFCTNTSHSTSFAVSYLIHNFGFSPLFANKLCSTYSVKFKTNQNPDLVLTFFRNHGFSDSQLRDTIAKAPWLLTCDPIKRVLPKFQFFLSKGASNSDIVNLVSMNPMVLCSSLENQIVPTYELVYRFLKSHKDTIACVNHNSTFFGDRRVASNIRLLTENGVADSNIARMLKTHCRTLQTRDMLKLVEELKDLGFNPSKATFGVALNAKTTVPEARWKEKVDTLKKWGWSDEDVLVAFRTQPYCMLVSIDKINLVMNFWINQLGWDAMALVKGSSVFLLSLEKRIIPRAQVVQYLLKKGLRKKTASMIYPFVMSDKLFLDMFIKRFEESSYLLKLYEEKLNLAYTTDKTCLS, encoded by the coding sequence ATGTTCAACTTCAATTCATGGCGCCACAAATCCCTTCTCTACTTCAAGATTGTAACTTTCTCACCAATATCCCAAAACCCATTACCCCTATCTCTCTATTTCTGCACCAACACTTCTCATTCAACCTCTTTTGCAGTTTCATACCTCATCCACAATTTTGGCTTCTCCCCACTATTTGCTAACAAACTTTGCTCCACTTACAGTGTTAAATTTAAGACCAACCAAAACCCTGATTTAGTTCTCACATTCTTTAGAAACCATGGTTTCTCAGATTCCCAACTACGTGATACCATTGCTAAGGCACCGTGGCTGCTTACCTGTGACCCCATCAAAAGGGTGTTgccaaagtttcaattttttctctCCAAAGGTGCTTCTAACTCCGACATTGTTAACCTTGTCAGTATGAACCCTATGGTGCTCTGTTCAAGTCTGGAGAATCAAATAGTCCCAACCTATGAATTGGTTTATAGGTttttgaaatctcacaaggACACTATTGCTTGTGTAAATCATAATTCAACTTTCTTTGGAGACAGGCGTGTGGCATCTAACATCAGATTATTGACTGAGAATGGAGTGGCAGACTCTAACATTGCAAGAATGCTTAAGACCCATTGTCGGACATTGCAGACACGTGACATGCTGAAGTTGGTGGAGGAATTAAAGGATTTGGGTTTCAATCCTTCAAAAGCAACTTTTGGTGTAGCATTGAATGCCAAAACAACTGTACCCGAAGCCCGGTGGAAAGAGAAAGTTGATACCCTTAAGAAGTGGGGTTGGTCTGATGAAGATGTTCTGGTAGCATTTAGAACGCAGCCTTACTGTATGTTAGTATccattgataaaattaatttagtgatGAATTTTTGGATCAATCAGTTGGGTTGGGATGCTATGGCCCTTGTCAAAGGATCCTCAGTTTTTTTGTTAAGTTTGGAAAAAAGGATCATTCCAAGGGCCCAAGTAGTGCAATATCTGCTGAAGAAAGGTTTGCGAAAAAAGACTGCAAGCATGATTTATCCATTTGTAATGTCCGATAAGTTGTTTCTTGATATGTTTATAAAACGTTTTGAGGAGTCCTCTTATCTATTAAAGCTGTATGAGGAAAAATTAAATCTTGCATACACCACGGACAAAACTTGCTTGTCATGA